AGCCCTGCACGATGAAGTCGCGGCGTGATTGTCGAAAGCGCATGGCTCGTCCCCTCTTGGTCGGCGGTGATTCTTGAGAGCACCGATCATCTTCTTCGACGAGCATCGCCCGCAAGCCGTCAGCGCGCGCGACGGGTAGCACCAATGCTCCCCATTGCGGGTGACCTGGCACGCCATGGCGCGCGCAAACCATACTCAGCGGACTCGAAGTCACGAGGCACGACCATGAAAAACGTAGCTCTGTTGGCCCCACTCTTGGCGTGGAGCTTCGCGAGCCACGCCGCTCCCGACTGCGCCGGGCTAAAGAGCTTCTCGCTGCCGACCTACAAGGTCGCGATCACGAAAGCCGAGGTCGTTCCGGCCGCGGCGCCGCTGCCCGCGCACTGCCGCGTCGACGGCACGATCAACGCGCGCATCGGCGCCGAGGGCAAGCCGTACGCGATCGGCTTCGGGCTGGCGTTACCCGTGAACTGGAATCAGCGGTTCCTCTTTCAGGGCGGCGGCGGTTACAACGGCTTGGTGCGCCCGCCCGTCGGCGTCGCGGCCGTCGGGGCGAATCCGGGACTGGCTCGCGGCTTCGCCGTCGTCTCGACCGACACGGGGCACCAGAGCGAAAGGAATTTCGACCGTAGCTACGACGCTGATCAGCAGGCGAGCATCGACTTCAACCATTTCGCGATCGGCGACGTGGCCGTCGTCGCGAAGGAGATGATCGCCGCGTACTACGGCCAGCGCGCGGAGTACTCGTATTTCGCCGGCTGCTCGACGGGCGGCCGCGAAGCGATGGTCATGACGCAGCGCTACCCGAGCTATTTTGACGGCGTCGTCTCCGGCGATCCCGCGATCCACGTCGGCTACTCAGGCCTCGGCAACGCGTGGTTGCGCGCGGCGTTCAACGAGGCCGCGCCGAAAGACGCGAAGGGTCGGCCGCAACCGCATCTGTTGTTTTCCGAAGCGGACAAGAAGGTCGTGACCGACGGAGTGCTCACTGCGTGCGACGCCCTCGACGGCGTGCGCGACGGTATGGTGTTCAACCCGCGCGCGTGCGACTTCGATCCCGCGATGCTCGCCTGCACCGGCTCGAACAACACGGGGTGTTTGTCGCCGGCGCAAGTCGGCGCGCTCGAGAAGGGCTTCGCAGGCCCGCGTAACTCGCGCGGCAAGCTGATCTACCGCATGAGCCCGAACGACGCCGGTGTCGCAGCGTTTCTGCCGAGCGCAACACCACCCGCGGACAACGCGCCGCTGCCGACCAGCGTCGACGTCGACGGGCGGCTGTTCGAGATGCTCGAGAACCCGATCGCGCAGATGACGGACTCCATCTGGACGA
The window above is part of the Gemmatimonadaceae bacterium genome. Proteins encoded here:
- a CDS encoding tannase/feruloyl esterase family alpha/beta hydrolase; translated protein: MKNVALLAPLLAWSFASHAAPDCAGLKSFSLPTYKVAITKAEVVPAAAPLPAHCRVDGTINARIGAEGKPYAIGFGLALPVNWNQRFLFQGGGGYNGLVRPPVGVAAVGANPGLARGFAVVSTDTGHQSERNFDRSYDADQQASIDFNHFAIGDVAVVAKEMIAAYYGQRAEYSYFAGCSTGGREAMVMTQRYPSYFDGVVSGDPAIHVGYSGLGNAWLRAAFNEAAPKDAKGRPQPHLLFSEADKKVVTDGVLTACDALDGVRDGMVFNPRACDFDPAMLACTGSNNTGCLSPAQVGALEKGFAGPRNSRGKLIYRMSPNDAGVAAFLPSATPPADNAPLPTSVDVDGRLFEMLENPIAQMTDSIWTNLSSFSGHGGKLLFYHGMADPTFHGTDTIDYYERMAAANGGMDKVQGWSRFFAVPGMLHCRGGDAALDEFDLLTAVMNWVEKDVAPDSVVATGKAFPGRSRPLCAYPKHAHYTGSGNPEDARNFVCGE